A part of Microbacterium atlanticum genomic DNA contains:
- a CDS encoding NIPSNAP family protein yields MQTAGIGVRSRDCAGAHTREPISAVRPTHSRPVRETLVSVDPRIARHRRHDPERTLLAIQLRRYQFAPGTLKDFLPHFTARAVPLRASYGFAVVFAYADHVNEQFVWAVEYPGSAEDLREQEAKYLADPKWAEQIGAVIGGITTDLSEVVEPVWPPED; encoded by the coding sequence ATGCAGACCGCAGGCATCGGCGTCCGATCGCGCGATTGTGCAGGTGCCCATACCCGCGAGCCGATTTCGGCCGTCCGGCCGACTCATTCTCGGCCGGTCCGCGAGACGCTCGTGAGCGTCGATCCTCGCATCGCGCGACATCGGCGTCACGACCCAGAGAGGACCCTTTTGGCCATCCAGCTTCGCCGCTATCAGTTCGCACCCGGCACCCTGAAGGACTTCTTGCCCCACTTCACGGCGCGCGCTGTTCCGCTGCGGGCCAGTTACGGCTTCGCTGTCGTGTTCGCCTATGCCGACCACGTCAACGAACAGTTCGTCTGGGCGGTTGAGTACCCGGGAAGCGCGGAGGACCTGCGGGAGCAGGAAGCCAAGTATCTGGCGGATCCGAAGTGGGCTGAGCAGATCGGCGCGGTCATCGGTGGGATCACGACGGATCTCAGCGAGGTCGTCGAACCGGTCTGGCCGCCTGAGGACTGA
- a CDS encoding NtaA/DmoA family FMN-dependent monooxygenase (This protein belongs to a clade of FMN-dependent monooxygenases, within a broader family of flavin-dependent oxidoreductases, the luciferase-like monooxygenase (LMM) family, some of whose members use coenzyme F420 rather than FMN.), which translates to MPNNRYMRFVAMLMTGPTQHHTAAWRHPESVNAHLDPQWWQEIARTLERGHFDGLFLADTLTFGNTGIADKGGQIALLDPLPLIALMAQATSRIGLGVTVSTTFIPPYAIARALSTLDIISGGRLAWNVVTSWNEGEAKAMGQDTLPPREARYQRAHEILELCMKFWSSWNGAQVIADKASGRFIETSAIDPIAFEGEFVAASGYFSTPPAPQGHPVIMQAGSSPAGRDFAARWAELVFTLQNDLEDMQAFYTDMKTRTADYGREPGELAILTSIDPIIGETSEIAREKQEYINSLVEWDVAVATIKNHLGIDIRELPLDKPVSSLTDDALSIGALEVLIKGAQRENLTLREAAFRYATSDLTPQVVGTPEEVADQLEAYFTADGCDGFIVTPTQMPGTFEAFTRSVMPILQKRGFIDPGLDGRTFRRHLRATPAAN; encoded by the coding sequence ATGCCGAACAACCGTTACATGCGCTTCGTGGCGATGCTGATGACCGGACCCACGCAGCACCACACCGCTGCGTGGCGACACCCCGAGTCCGTCAACGCTCACCTTGACCCGCAATGGTGGCAGGAGATCGCACGGACACTCGAACGAGGGCACTTCGACGGACTGTTCCTGGCCGACACCCTCACGTTCGGCAACACGGGAATCGCCGACAAGGGCGGACAGATCGCCCTGCTCGATCCCCTTCCGCTGATCGCTCTGATGGCACAGGCGACGTCGCGGATCGGTCTGGGCGTGACCGTGTCGACGACCTTCATCCCGCCGTACGCGATCGCCCGCGCTCTGTCGACGCTCGATATCATCAGTGGCGGACGCCTCGCCTGGAACGTCGTGACCTCATGGAACGAGGGCGAGGCGAAGGCGATGGGCCAGGACACGCTGCCCCCGCGCGAGGCTCGCTACCAGCGCGCTCACGAGATCCTCGAGCTCTGCATGAAGTTCTGGAGCTCCTGGAATGGCGCCCAGGTGATCGCCGACAAGGCCTCGGGGCGGTTCATCGAGACGTCGGCGATCGATCCCATCGCGTTCGAGGGCGAGTTCGTGGCGGCATCCGGCTACTTCTCGACCCCGCCCGCACCGCAGGGGCACCCCGTCATCATGCAGGCAGGATCGTCGCCTGCAGGCCGTGACTTCGCCGCCCGCTGGGCGGAGCTCGTCTTCACGCTGCAGAACGATCTCGAGGACATGCAGGCGTTCTACACCGATATGAAGACGCGCACCGCGGACTACGGTCGCGAACCCGGCGAGCTCGCGATCCTCACCTCTATCGATCCCATCATCGGTGAGACGAGCGAGATCGCGCGCGAGAAGCAGGAGTACATCAACAGCCTGGTCGAATGGGATGTCGCGGTCGCGACGATCAAGAATCACCTCGGGATCGATATCCGCGAACTCCCGCTCGACAAGCCGGTGAGTTCTCTGACGGATGACGCCCTCTCGATCGGAGCGCTCGAGGTGCTCATCAAGGGCGCGCAGCGCGAGAATCTGACGCTGCGCGAGGCGGCATTCCGCTATGCGACGAGCGACCTCACCCCGCAGGTCGTCGGAACGCCGGAGGAGGTCGCCGATCAGCTCGAGGCGTACTTCACCGCCGACGGCTGCGACGGATTCATCGTCACGCCGACTCAGATGCCCGGCACGTTCGAGGCGTTCACGCGCTCGGTGATGCCCATCCTGCAGAAGCGTGGATTCATCGACCCCGGCCTCGACGGCCGGACATTCCGCCGGCACCTGCGCGCCACTCCTGCTGCGAACTGA